Proteins encoded within one genomic window of Lagenorhynchus albirostris chromosome 9, mLagAlb1.1, whole genome shotgun sequence:
- the PHLDA2 gene encoding pleckstrin homology-like domain family A member 2 translates to MKTPGEVLREGELEKRSDSLFQLWKKKRGVLTPDCLSLFPTGPGARPKELRFHSILKVDCVERTGKYVYFTIVTTDRKEIDFRCAGESCWNAAITLALIDFQNRRALEDFRSRQERAAPVGQPEAGTARAP, encoded by the coding sequence ATGAAGACCCCCGGGGAGGTGTTGCGCGAGGGCGAGCTGGAGAAGCGCAGCGACAGCTTGTTCCAGCTATGGAAGAAGAAGCGCGGCGTGCTCACCCCTGACTGCCTGAGCCTGTTCCCCACCGGTCCCGGCGCGCGCCCCAAGGAGCTGCGCTTCCACTCCATCCTCAAGGTGGACTGCGTGGAGCGTACGGGCAAGTACGTCTATTTCACCATCGTCACCACCGACCGCAAGGAGATCGACTTCCGCTGCGCGGGCGAGAGCTGCTGGAACGCGGCCATCACACTGGCGCTCATCGACTTCCAGAACCGCCGCGCCCTGGAGGACTTCCGCAGCCGCCAGGAGCGCGCCGCGCCCGTCGGGCAGCCCGAGGCCGGGACGGCCCGCGCGCCCTGA